GTATTAGGTTAAGTAACAGTATATTAATGATAATAGGTAAAATAAAGTTTTCGTCTTTTTCTCTGATTGTGACGTTTGTATGTGTTGCTTTGGCGGGGCTGGCTCTTATACCTTTGCTTCCGGTTAAGCTAAATCCTTCTCGTGTACTTCCGGGTTTTACGGTACAGTTTGGTATGAACGGTACTTCGGCGCGTGTGGTCGAAATGGAAGCTACAAGCAAATTGGAGTCAATGCTTTCTCGTATAAAAGGAATAAGGGGAATTTATTCGACTTCCGGCAATGGCTGGGGACGGGTGACGGTGGATCTTGATAAGCATGCTGATGTAGATGCAGTGCGTTTTGAGGCTTCTACTATTATCAGGCAAACATGGTCTCAATTGCCTCAGGGAGTTAGCTATCCTTATATTCGCATGAAGCAGCCGAATGAAGATGCTTCTCGTCCGTTTATGACTTTTACGTTGAATGCGCCTTCTACACCAATCTTAATTCAACAATATGCTGAAGATCATATAAAAAATAACTTAGCTCAAATTCCGGGTATCTATAAGGTGGATTTGAGTGGCGCTACTCCTATGGAATGGCAGTTGGAGTATGACAGTAATCAATTATCTCGTTTGGGTATTACTATAACTGATATAAGGGATGCCATCTCTCGCTATTACAAAAAAGAGTTTTTGGGTACTTATGATGTGGATAAATCCGCTAGTGGGAGGCAGTGGATACGTCTTGCTTTGGTTCCTCAAGAAGAGATGTCTGTGTTTGATGCTTCTTGTATTTTCGTTACGTGCTCTAAAGGAAAATTGATTAGGTTGGATGAATTAATCACGGTAAAACGTGTAGAAGAGCAGCCTCGGAGTTACTTTCGTATTAATGGTTTGAACTCTATCTATTTGTCTATTACGGCAGAGGAAACGGCCAACCAATTGAAGTTAAGTAGTCTGATCAAAGAGAAGATGGAAGAAATGGAAAAGCTTCTACCAGCCGGATATGAAATTCATAGTAGCTATGATGCCACTGAGTTTATTCATGAGGAGTTGGACAAGATTTATTTTCGTACCGGATTGACTGTACTTATCTTGCTATTGTTTGTTTTGATTATAACTCTTAATCTGCGTTATCTGCTCCTTATTGTAGCTAGTCTAAGTGTGAATATAGCTGTGGCTCTTATCTTTTATTACCTCTTCGGGTTGGAGATGCAACTTTATTCTTTGGCAGGAATCACGGTATCGCTAAATTTGGTGATAGACAACACTATTGTGATGACGGATCATCTTTTGCATCGTCGCAATATGAAAGCTTTTGTGGCAATACTCGCCGCTACGTTGACTACGATGGGAGCACTGGTCATTATTTTCTTCTTAGATGAAAAAATCCGCTTGAATTTGCAAGACTTTGCTGCGGTAGTTATTATAAATCTGGCAGTTTCTTTATTGGTAGCATTGTTTTTTGTGCCGGCTATGATTGAAAAGATTAATCTGCGCAAGAATAAGCGTCGTTTATTTCCCTCTTTTCTTGCTGATAGAAGACAAATGCATAGTTTACTGATGAAGCGTATAACAGTACATCTTACACGAATTTATGCTTTGTTGATTCGATTCTTATGCCGTTGGAGAGCCCTTGTTTGCTTGGCTCTTATTCTTCTTTTTGGATTACCGGTATTCTTGCTTCCTGATAGGATTGAAGGAGAGGGGCGTCTGGCAGAGTTATATAATAAAACTTTAGGTACCTCCTATTATAAAGAAAAAATAAAACCGGAGGTCGACACCTATTTAGGGGGTAGCTTGAGGCTATTTGTTCAGAAGGTATATGAAGGTAGTTATTTTACTCGTAATGAGGAGACTGTGCTTTATGCCAATGCTAATCTTCCAAATGGAAGTACCCTTGAACAAATGAATGCTTTAATGAAGAAAATGGAAAGCTACCTAAGTGAGTTTAAGGAAATAAAGCAGTTTCAAACATCAATATACAGTGCAAGACGAGCTACGATTAGTATTTATTTTACGAAAAAGGATCAAAATAGTGGATTCCCATATACTCTGAAGGCTAATATTGTTAGTAAGGCTTTGCACTTAGGAGGTGGAAATTGGGGCGTTTATGGTTTACAAGATCAGGGGTTTAGTAATGATGTGCGAGAAAATGCGGGCTCTTTTAGGGTTAAGATGTACGGGTATAATTATGATGAGTTGTACCAATGGGCTGAAAAGTTGAAAGAAAAGCTATTGGAACATCGACGTATAAAAGAGGTGTTGATTAATTCAGAGTTTTCTTGGTGGAAAGATGATTATCAAGAGTTTTATTTTAATTTGGATAAGGCAAAGATGGCTGAACAGAACGTAGAACCATGGATCTTATTTAATGCGATTCGTCCTATATTTGGCAGAGATATGGCTTGTGGAACTGTGGTAACCGAGAATGGGGCAGAAGAAATAAAATTATCTTCTAAGCAGTCAAAAGAGTATGATGTATGGGCAATGCAAAATATTCCATACGGTAATAATTCAAAAGCTTATAAATTATCCAGTTTGGCCGCTATCAGTAAAGATCAGGCTCCTCAGGAGGTAGCTAAGGAAAATCAACAGTATCGATTGTGTCTTCAATATGAATATATCGGTTCTTCAGAGCAGGGACATAAAATTTTAGATAGGGATTTAAAAGAATTTGTTAAGGAGCTTCCTATGGGTTATACCGCTAAGTCAGAATCTAATTTTTGGGGCTGGGGGAAAAAAGATAATAAACAATATCTGTTATTATTGATTGTTGTAGCTATCATTTTCTTTATTACCGCTATTCTGTTTAACTCTCTGAAACAGCCTCTCGTTATTTTGTCTGTTATACCAATATCTTATATTGGT
This window of the uncultured Bacteroides sp. genome carries:
- a CDS encoding efflux RND transporter permease subunit; its protein translation is MIIGKIKFSSFSLIVTFVCVALAGLALIPLLPVKLNPSRVLPGFTVQFGMNGTSARVVEMEATSKLESMLSRIKGIRGIYSTSGNGWGRVTVDLDKHADVDAVRFEASTIIRQTWSQLPQGVSYPYIRMKQPNEDASRPFMTFTLNAPSTPILIQQYAEDHIKNNLAQIPGIYKVDLSGATPMEWQLEYDSNQLSRLGITITDIRDAISRYYKKEFLGTYDVDKSASGRQWIRLALVPQEEMSVFDASCIFVTCSKGKLIRLDELITVKRVEEQPRSYFRINGLNSIYLSITAEETANQLKLSSLIKEKMEEMEKLLPAGYEIHSSYDATEFIHEELDKIYFRTGLTVLILLLFVLIITLNLRYLLLIVASLSVNIAVALIFYYLFGLEMQLYSLAGITVSLNLVIDNTIVMTDHLLHRRNMKAFVAILAATLTTMGALVIIFFLDEKIRLNLQDFAAVVIINLAVSLLVALFFVPAMIEKINLRKNKRRLFPSFLADRRQMHSLLMKRITVHLTRIYALLIRFLCRWRALVCLALILLFGLPVFLLPDRIEGEGRLAELYNKTLGTSYYKEKIKPEVDTYLGGSLRLFVQKVYEGSYFTRNEETVLYANANLPNGSTLEQMNALMKKMESYLSEFKEIKQFQTSIYSARRATISIYFTKKDQNSGFPYTLKANIVSKALHLGGGNWGVYGLQDQGFSNDVRENAGSFRVKMYGYNYDELYQWAEKLKEKLLEHRRIKEVLINSEFSWWKDDYQEFYFNLDKAKMAEQNVEPWILFNAIRPIFGRDMACGTVVTENGAEEIKLSSKQSKEYDVWAMQNIPYGNNSKAYKLSSLAAISKDQAPQEVAKENQQYRLCLQYEYIGSSEQGHKILDRDLKEFVKELPMGYTAKSESNFWGWGKKDNKQYLLLLIVVAIIFFITAILFNSLKQPLVILSVIPISYIGVFFTFYWFKLNFDQGGFASFVLLCGITVNASIYVLNEYNMIRRCYPRMSALRAYTKAWNAKVIPIFLTVISTMLGFVPFMVGIDKEAFWFPLAAGVIGGLVMSVIGIFFFLPVFALRRQTIISSK